The Ranitomeya variabilis isolate aRanVar5 chromosome 7, aRanVar5.hap1, whole genome shotgun sequence genome includes a window with the following:
- the LOC143785412 gene encoding tripartite motif-containing protein 14-like, with amino-acid sequence MADTILKKPIVCPLCKAAGHRCRHDQGDAADAPCHELPRAEDARSIVIHSLIRSVTGLKEEMKTLQEKSEIMKGNIKGLCRIFLDSQLESMIFMEQNIVQQKVQLFTEMMMKILNVKEREMFLSQEITHLKDLCSQRDPVAFMRKLKVYKEQKTEFQAGPSPQCTDIDHMLFSLIFQKNLENFAELVQRVLGSHCLHLRLKASFLLNKATAGGGLLVTVTGRAVLYVGRKGEPGPNRFKTCNVFGKEAFSSGKHYWEVNGSKTGVKSVGVAYPSMEKSGLDAYLGYNQKSWCLTWCHGYMEVCHDSQCREVASEGDEPSSVAVYLDYEAGRISFYRIENPVVHLYTFFASFSEPLHPAFYVVYGSIEINSSRSPAQK; translated from the coding sequence ATGGCGGACACGATCCTGAAGAAGCCGATCGTCTGCCCTCTGTGCAAGGCGGCAGGGCACCGCTGCAGACATGACCAGGGTGACGCGGCGGACGCCCCCTGTCACGAGCTGCCGAGGGCTGAGGATGCCAGGAGCATTGTGATCCACAGCCTTATAAGATCGGTGACCGGCCTGAAGGAGGAGATGAAGACGCTCCAAGAGAAGAGCGAAATAATGAAAGGCAACATCAAAGGCTTGTGCCGCATCTTCCTCGACTCCCAGCTGGAATCGATGATCTTCATGGAGCAGAACATCGTCCAGCAGAAGGTGCAGCTCTTTACGGAAATGATGATGAAAATACTTAATGTGAAGGAGAGGGAAATGTTCTTATCCCAGGAGATCACGCACTTGAAGGATCTGTGCAGCCAACGCGATCCTGTGGCCTTCATGCGGAAACTAAAGGTCTACAAGGAGCAGAAGACCGAATTCCAGGCCGGACCATCGCCCCAATGCACCGACATCGACCACATGCTCTTCTCCCTGATATTtcagaaaaatttggaaaactttgcagaGTTGGTCCAAAGAGTGTTGGGCTCCCATTGCCTCCACCTGAGGCTTAAAGCCAGCTTTCTGCTGAACAAGGCCACGGCCGGCGGAGGCCTCCTGGTGACGGTCACCGGCAGAGCCGTCTTGTATGTGGGGCGTAAAGGAGAGCCGGGCCCGAATAGATTCAAGACCTGCAACGTCTTCGGCAAGGAGGCCTTCTCGTCCGGAAAACACTACTGGGAAGTGAACGGGAGCAAGACCGGCGTGAAGAGCGTCGGCGTGGCGTACCCGTCCATGGAGAAGAGTGGTCTGGACGCGTACCTAGGGTACAACCAGAAGTCCTGGTGTCTGACCTGGTGCCACGGGTACATGGAGGTGTGCCACGACTCTCAGTGCAGGGAGGTCGCCTCTGAAGGAGACGAGCCGTCCTCCGTGGCCGTGTATCTGGACTACGAGGCCGGCCGGATCTCCTTCTACCGGATCGAGAACCCAGTCGTGCATCTCTACACCTTCTTCGCCAGCTTCAGCGAACCGCTCCACCCCGCGTTTTACGTGGTCTACGGCTCGATTGAGATTAACTCTTCAAGGTCTCCCGCACAGAAATAG
- the JMJD8 gene encoding jmjC domain-containing protein 8 has translation MASLPLLYLLLRVLVALSLQEPGDYTACDGGGWQRNNYSPVQEEERCTVERRDASITYSEFIERYAYKRPVIIEGITDNSEFRSLCRKEQLLRTYGDRSVRLSTANTYSYEKVDVPFQDYVSRLLGPQDLDSLGVDTLYFFGDNNFTEWGSLFQKYAPPPFTLPGTAGAYSFGIAGSGTGVPFHWHGPGYSEVIYGRKRWFLYPPDKTPEFNPNRTTLSWMLETYPLLPAAERPIECTIRPGEVLYFPDRWWHATLNLDTSVFISTFLG, from the exons ATGGCGTCTCTCCCCCTGCTTTACCTCCTGCTCCGAGTCCTCGTAGCGCTGTCACTGCAGGAGCCGGGCGACTACACAGCGTGTGACGGCGGCGGATG GCAAAGGAACAATTACTCCCCGGTCCAAGAGGAGGAGCGCTGCACGGTGGAGAGAAGAGACGCCTCCATCACCTACTCCGAATTCATCGAGCG GTATGCATACAAGAGGCCGGTCATTATTGAGGGAATCACAGATAATTCG GAATTCCGGTCGCTGTGCAGGAAAGAGCAGCTGCTCCGGACATACGGAGATCGCAGCGTCCGGCTGAGCACCGCAAACACGTATTCCTATGAGAAAG TGGACGTCCCTTTCCAGGATTACGTCTCTCGCCTCCTCGGCCCCCAGGACCTGGACTCTCTGGGTGTGG ATACTTTGTATTTCTTTGGTGACAATAACTTCACAGAATGGGGGTCTCTGTTTCAGAAATACGCCCCTCCTCCATTCACCCTGCCTGGCACGGCCGGGGCCTACAGCTTTGGGATAGCTG GTTCGGGCACAGGCGTTCCCTTCCACTGGCACGGGCCAGGGTACTCTGAGGTGATATACGGCAGGAAG CGCTGGTTCCTTTACCCACCCGACAAGACCCCCGAATTTAATCCTAACAGGACCACACTGTCCTGGATGCTGGAGACGTACCCGCTACTACCGGCAGCAGAACGTCCTATAGAGTGCACGATCCGACCCGGAGAG GTCCTTTACTTCCCGGACCGCTGGTGGCACGCGACCCTGAACCTGGACACCAGCGTCTTCATCTCCACGTTCCTGGGGTAG
- the STUB1 gene encoding E3 ubiquitin-protein ligase CHIP, with protein sequence MKGKEESGSGGGRPSGVSGSPGSIGGSPEKSVSAQELKEQGNRLFVARKYQEAISCYSKAITRNPSIAVYYTNRALCYLKMQQLDKALADCKHALELDCQSVKAHFFLGQCQMEMENYDEAIANLQRAYSLAKEQRLNFGDDIPSALRIAKKKRWNNIEERRINQENELHAYLTKLILVEKERELEETKRKHEEENVEETRSRAQLSGVATKHDKYLAEMDELFSQVDERRKKRDIPDYLCGKISFELMREPCITPSGITYDRKDIEEHLQRVGHFDPVTRSPLTQDQLIPNLAMKEVIDAFILENGWVEDY encoded by the exons ATGAAGGGGAAGGAGGAGAGCGGGAGCGGCGGAGGTCGTCCATCTGGAGTCAGCGGCAGTCCGGGGAGCATTGGGGGGAGTCCAGAGAAGAGTGTCAGTGCCCAGGAGCTGAAGGAACAGGGCAACAGGCTGTTCGTAGCCAGAAAATACCAAGAAGCCATTTCCTGCTACAGCAAAGCCATC ACCCGGAACCCCTCCATCGCGGTGTACTACACCAACCGCGCGCTGTGCTACCTGAAGATGCAGCAGCTGGACAAGGCGCTGGCGGACTGTAAGCACGCGCTGGAGCTGGACTGCCAGTCCGTCAAGGCGCACTTCTTCCTGGGCCAGTGCCAGATGGAGATGGAGAACTACGACGAGGCCATCGCCAACCTGCAGAGAG CGTACAGTCTGGCCAAGGAGCAGAGGCTGAACTTCGGAGACGACATCCCCAGCGCCCTGCGGATCGCCAAGAAGAAGCGGTGGAACAACATTGAGGAGCGGAGGATCAACCAGGAGAACGAGCTGCACGCCTATCTCACCAAGCTGATCCTGGTGGAGAAGGAGAG GGAGCTGGAAGAGACAAAGAGGAAACACGAGGAGGAGAACGTGGAGGAGACCCGGAGCCGGGCCCAGCTGTCCGGAGTGGCCACCAAGCAC GACAAATATTTGGCAGAAATGGACGAACTCTTCTCCCAAGTGGATGAGAGACGTAAG AAGCGAGACATCCCGGACTACCTCTGCGGGAAGATCAGCTTTGAGCTGATGCGGGAGCCGTGTATAACCCCCAGCGGAATCACCTACGACAGGAAGGACATTGAGGAGCACCTCCAG AGAGTGGGACACTTTGATCCGGTGACCCGGAGCCCCCTGACCCAGGATCAGCTGATCCCGAACCTCGCCATGAAGGAGGTGATCGACGCCTTCATATTGGAGAACGGTTGGGTGGAGGACTATTAG
- the LOC143785416 gene encoding uncharacterized protein LOC143785416 isoform X1, whose protein sequence is MASGSGLYHCSDPKKWRRVSDVYWEVVTAKAAKQKRLVELEKWCQEELPANMAARPHKSLTLEELEKLMDWKLTRGKFRPRLKQLVAYNSAGAVERCSGRAFLLLPDVSAAIQELCQLKGVGPATASAVLSAGAPDMAAFMADEAVESVPGLSPVQYNAKHYLRYLGALQQKAEALSNASEEEWTPHRVELCLWTWKVAQKLCPKLLEFSDDEEENPPKRQKTQR, encoded by the exons ATGGCTTCCGGGTCCGGCCTTTACCACTGCAGCGATCCCAAAAAGTGGCGGCGTGTGTCCGACGTGTACTGGGAAGTGGTGACGGCGAAAGCGGCGAAGCAGAAGCGTCTCGTGGAGCTGGAGAAATG GTGTCAGGAGGAGCTGCCGGCCAACATGGCCGCTCGCCCGCACAAGTCCCTGACGCTGGAGGAGCTGGAGAAGCTCATGGACTGGAAGCTGACG AGGGGGAAGTTTCGtccgcgcctgaagcagctggtggcGTATAACTCAGCGGGCGCGGTGGAGCGCTGCTCCGGgagagccttcctgctgctgcccgACGTGTCTGCCGCCATCCAGGAGCTGTGCCAGCTGAAGGGCGTCGGCCCGGCCACAGCGTCCG CGGTGCTGTCAGCCGGCGCCCCGGACATGGCGGCGTTCATGGCAGACGAAGCTGTGGAGAGCGTCCCGGGCCTGTCACCTGTACAGTACAACGCCAAGCACTACCTGAGGTACCTGGGGGCGCTGCAGCAAAAGGCCGAGGCCCTGAGCAACG CCTCAGAGGAAGAATGGACGCCTCACCGTGTGGAACTATGTCTGTGGACTTGGAAAGTAGCCCAGAAACTGTGCCCCAAACTTCTGGAGTTCTCAGACGATGAGGAAGAAAATCCTCCTAAGAGGCAGAAGACCCAGCGATGA
- the LOC143785416 gene encoding uncharacterized protein LOC143785416 isoform X2, whose protein sequence is MASGSGLYHCSDPKKWRRVSDVYWEVVTAKAAKQKRLVELEKWCQEELPANMAARPHKSLTLEELEKLMDWKLTRGKFRPRLKQLVAYNSAGAVERCSGRAFLLLPDVSAAIQELCQLKGVGPATASAVLSAGAPDMAAFMADEAVESVPGLSPVQYNAKHYLRYLGALQQKAEALSNGEEQQ, encoded by the exons ATGGCTTCCGGGTCCGGCCTTTACCACTGCAGCGATCCCAAAAAGTGGCGGCGTGTGTCCGACGTGTACTGGGAAGTGGTGACGGCGAAAGCGGCGAAGCAGAAGCGTCTCGTGGAGCTGGAGAAATG GTGTCAGGAGGAGCTGCCGGCCAACATGGCCGCTCGCCCGCACAAGTCCCTGACGCTGGAGGAGCTGGAGAAGCTCATGGACTGGAAGCTGACG AGGGGGAAGTTTCGtccgcgcctgaagcagctggtggcGTATAACTCAGCGGGCGCGGTGGAGCGCTGCTCCGGgagagccttcctgctgctgcccgACGTGTCTGCCGCCATCCAGGAGCTGTGCCAGCTGAAGGGCGTCGGCCCGGCCACAGCGTCCG CGGTGCTGTCAGCCGGCGCCCCGGACATGGCGGCGTTCATGGCAGACGAAGCTGTGGAGAGCGTCCCGGGCCTGTCACCTGTACAGTACAACGCCAAGCACTACCTGAGGTACCTGGGGGCGCTGCAGCAAAAGGCCGAGGCCCTGAGCAACGGTGAGGAGCAACAGTGA